The following are encoded in a window of Roseimaritima ulvae genomic DNA:
- a CDS encoding alpha/beta hydrolase family protein, with amino-acid sequence MILLLPVAATSAAENLTVLGGGSDGGPQWIDWSDPGLMLVHHLNDLTRQCLTAREAEIAELQTAQDWQQRQAKVRRRLDEILGPWPDRSPLNARVTGVIQKDGYRVEKIVFQSMPNFFVTGALFIPEGHSGRGPAILDVIGHSAQAFRRDLYQNVILNLVHKGFVVFAIDPLGQGERLQYFDAESGKSTVGGSTREHSHAGIQCFLSGRSIARYFTWDGIRAIDYLLSRPEVDPQRIGVTGLSGGGTQSSYIGAVDPRVAAVAPTGFITSISRLLGSIGPQDAEQVFYRGPLLGIDHADLLEVRAPKPTLQVTTTRDFFSIQGARETAAEVRQAFEVLGHPEHFDQVEDDYEHGFTKQNNEATYAFFQRFLQLPGSAEETAYPFLTEAELTVTETGQVSTALNSETVFTINRRETQPLRKQLDEGRQDLAQHLPQAVAAAKRLSGFRTPQSTAAPVFRGQYQRDGYRVEKWGLPGEGQTVIPTLVFVPDETAAQAIERPAIIYAHDQGKTADADVGGAIEQLVHSGYIVAAPDLLGYGETRYRFTRGHAPVQPFFNALMSGRSVAGINAGDAVRVLKFLQDRDDVKPDQIGAVAVGDVGPALLHAAAFESSIQWLVLEESLMDYQSVVMHPLYDVNANSLVAAALTAYDLPDLLASVAPRRVAVLQPSNHLGTAANKDAITASLGFVQRHSKDQLRIETQASDLEQLVNWCAQR; translated from the coding sequence ATGATTCTGTTGCTACCCGTTGCCGCGACTTCGGCGGCGGAGAACTTGACGGTGTTGGGCGGGGGGAGCGACGGCGGCCCGCAGTGGATTGACTGGAGTGATCCCGGCCTGATGTTGGTGCATCATCTGAATGATTTAACCCGCCAATGCCTGACGGCTCGGGAAGCCGAAATCGCCGAATTGCAGACCGCTCAGGATTGGCAGCAGCGGCAGGCCAAGGTGCGGCGACGCCTGGATGAAATTCTCGGACCTTGGCCTGATCGTTCACCGCTGAACGCCCGCGTCACCGGCGTCATTCAGAAAGATGGCTATCGGGTGGAGAAGATCGTTTTTCAATCGATGCCTAACTTTTTTGTTACCGGGGCGCTGTTTATCCCCGAGGGACATTCCGGTCGCGGCCCGGCGATCTTGGATGTGATCGGCCATTCCGCTCAGGCATTCCGACGAGACCTTTACCAGAACGTGATCTTGAATTTAGTCCACAAGGGATTTGTGGTGTTCGCCATCGACCCGCTCGGCCAAGGAGAACGGTTGCAGTACTTCGATGCCGAGTCCGGTAAGTCGACCGTCGGAGGTTCGACCCGAGAGCATTCGCATGCGGGGATTCAGTGTTTTCTTTCCGGCCGCTCGATCGCTCGCTACTTCACCTGGGACGGCATTCGCGCGATTGACTATTTGCTCAGCCGCCCCGAGGTGGATCCGCAGCGCATCGGCGTGACGGGCTTGTCGGGAGGCGGCACGCAGAGCAGCTACATCGGCGCGGTGGATCCGCGAGTTGCCGCGGTGGCTCCGACGGGATTCATCACCAGCATTAGCCGGCTATTGGGGTCGATCGGACCACAGGACGCCGAGCAGGTTTTCTATCGCGGTCCCCTGCTGGGCATCGACCATGCCGACCTGCTGGAAGTGCGAGCACCCAAGCCGACCCTGCAAGTGACCACCACTCGTGACTTCTTCAGCATCCAGGGCGCCCGCGAAACGGCCGCGGAAGTGCGACAGGCTTTTGAAGTGCTCGGCCATCCTGAGCATTTCGATCAGGTGGAAGACGATTACGAACACGGTTTTACGAAGCAGAATAACGAAGCCACCTACGCGTTCTTTCAACGCTTTTTGCAGCTACCCGGCAGTGCGGAGGAAACCGCTTATCCGTTTCTAACCGAAGCGGAGTTGACGGTCACCGAGACAGGACAGGTTTCCACCGCGCTCAATAGCGAGACCGTGTTTACTATCAACCGCCGGGAGACGCAGCCCTTGCGGAAGCAGCTGGACGAAGGTCGGCAGGACTTGGCTCAGCATCTGCCGCAAGCGGTGGCAGCGGCCAAACGCTTGTCCGGCTTCCGGACACCTCAATCCACCGCCGCTCCCGTCTTTCGGGGCCAGTACCAACGCGACGGTTACCGGGTGGAAAAGTGGGGGCTGCCCGGCGAGGGACAGACCGTGATTCCCACCCTGGTGTTTGTCCCCGATGAAACCGCCGCACAGGCGATCGAGCGTCCCGCCATTATCTACGCGCATGATCAAGGCAAGACCGCCGATGCGGACGTGGGCGGAGCCATTGAGCAACTGGTGCACAGCGGTTACATCGTGGCCGCCCCGGACTTGTTGGGATACGGCGAAACCCGCTATCGCTTCACACGAGGACACGCCCCCGTGCAGCCGTTTTTTAATGCCTTGATGTCGGGCCGCAGCGTGGCCGGAATCAACGCTGGGGACGCCGTTCGCGTACTAAAATTCTTGCAAGACCGCGACGACGTGAAACCCGACCAGATCGGAGCCGTCGCGGTCGGAGACGTTGGACCCGCGCTGTTGCACGCGGCCGCTTTTGAGTCTTCGATTCAGTGGCTGGTGCTTGAGGAGTCGCTAATGGACTATCAGAGCGTTGTAATGCATCCGCTGTACGACGTGAACGCCAACTCGCTGGTGGCAGCAGCGCTGACGGCCTACGACCTGCCCGATTTGTTGGCCAGCGTCGCGCCGCGACGAGTCGCCGTGTTGCAACCGAGTAACCATCTGGGAACCGCCGCGAATAAGGACGCGATCACTGCGTCGCTAGGTTTTGTCCAGCGACACTCAAAAGACCAATTGCGGATCGAAACGCAAGCCAGCGATCTTGAGCAGTTGGTCAATTGGTGTGCGCAGCGGTAG
- a CDS encoding DUF1559 domain-containing protein, giving the protein MKVTQRSSREGFTLVELLVVIAIIGVLVGLLLPAVQSARSAARRMQCSNNLKQLGLAIHNYHDTMNAIAPLRDRDDTIFPSDWNTQIISWRARILPYMEQQPLYDQVDFELPQWWAGSRRPNTNWTIAPVVVSAFRCPSDGGNGNVNWTDPTGVRRRGHPTSASYATTNYFACTGPDAELRWNGTGLGFFDGIRHQNATRRGTTRNFASITDGLSNTIALSEGIIGHPRINANPTARAGGNYTAQATTYTQTDNLCSGGPSTSSTNARGNSWLRGYSSNDLSFNTLMTPNSNLWDCHRNSNWAMYGARSQHSGGVLVGVGDGSVRFMAETVNYATYRALGGSFDGEVAKFD; this is encoded by the coding sequence ATGAAAGTCACTCAACGTTCGAGCCGCGAAGGCTTTACCTTGGTGGAATTATTGGTGGTGATTGCCATCATCGGCGTCTTGGTCGGACTGTTGCTTCCCGCGGTGCAATCGGCACGATCCGCTGCTCGCCGCATGCAGTGCAGCAACAACTTGAAGCAGTTGGGCCTGGCGATTCACAACTATCACGACACGATGAACGCGATCGCGCCGCTGCGAGACCGGGACGACACGATTTTTCCCAGCGACTGGAACACCCAGATCATCAGCTGGCGAGCTCGTATCCTGCCGTACATGGAGCAGCAGCCGTTGTATGACCAAGTCGATTTTGAGCTCCCACAGTGGTGGGCGGGTTCCCGGCGACCGAACACGAACTGGACGATTGCTCCGGTGGTCGTGTCCGCCTTCCGCTGCCCCAGCGACGGTGGCAACGGTAACGTGAACTGGACCGATCCAACGGGCGTGCGACGGAGGGGCCATCCCACCAGCGCTTCCTATGCGACCACCAATTACTTTGCCTGCACCGGTCCCGACGCGGAACTGCGTTGGAACGGCACGGGGCTTGGCTTCTTCGATGGCATCCGCCATCAGAATGCAACGCGTCGAGGTACCACCCGTAACTTCGCATCGATCACCGACGGCCTGTCCAACACGATCGCTTTGTCTGAAGGCATCATCGGACACCCTCGCATCAACGCCAATCCCACGGCGAGAGCTGGCGGCAACTACACCGCTCAGGCCACCACCTACACGCAAACGGACAACCTTTGTTCGGGCGGACCCAGTACCAGTTCCACGAATGCTCGTGGCAACAGTTGGTTGCGAGGATACAGCTCGAATGATCTCTCGTTTAACACCTTGATGACCCCCAATAGCAACCTTTGGGATTGCCATCGAAACAGCAACTGGGCCATGTACGGAGCACGCTCGCAACACTCCGGCGGGGTTTTGGTTGGCGTCGGCGACGGCAGTGTTCGCTTCATGGCGGAAACGGTTAACTACGCTACCTACCGTGCCCTGGGCGGTAGTTTTGATGGTGAAGTCGCCAAGTTCGACTGA
- a CDS encoding porin yields MWKEHPQAALRKTPGLLAALTLALILISSVASAQLVAPATAETLSRETPSAQSPSAKSPGERIERLQQRLDQQAVMLRELRNRLDETDTTFGLISDDSQDSCTPGMKQRVDLIAELPIEDSCDVGAAPQASRTLDYFVDYDRGWRIQPFDPQQHPFDLRANGWVQFRHHGFSRESQSWTDNAGVTRPIRNRNAFDVERARLALSGHLLDRRLRYFVQLDGDTDGSHMVDFFDYWWAWQLTDRFQIQFGKRKVSASRQWLLTARRTRFSDRPMANDFFRPDRTVGIFGVGKFAKHGHYEIMAGNGYRTTNLPNSQTDSRFTFAASSYVDPNGDFGGQIVDFAGTTTPLWRLGHSMVYSPQSGNEAGIPLREADFLRLSDGTRLTQTGALAPGTTVSEFDLWLYGVDLAWKYRGWSVTSEVFLRWIDDIVADGPLPQTNLFQHGYYVEGGKFVIPQTLDLNLRYSHVDGDFGSANEVAAGFNWYPLKKPTMKCSFDVTHLDGSPLNNASSDILVGDDGVLFRSQFQAEF; encoded by the coding sequence ATGTGGAAGGAGCATCCCCAAGCCGCGCTGCGAAAGACGCCTGGGTTACTGGCTGCGCTGACACTTGCGTTAATCCTGATTTCGTCCGTCGCATCAGCCCAGTTGGTCGCCCCGGCCACCGCCGAGACGCTCAGCAGGGAAACCCCCAGCGCCCAATCGCCCAGCGCCAAATCACCCGGCGAGCGAATCGAGCGATTGCAACAACGGCTTGACCAACAAGCGGTGATGTTGCGTGAGCTTCGCAATCGACTGGACGAAACCGATACGACGTTCGGACTGATTTCGGACGATTCACAGGACTCTTGCACGCCGGGGATGAAGCAGCGCGTCGATCTGATAGCCGAGCTGCCGATCGAAGACAGCTGCGACGTAGGAGCCGCCCCCCAGGCCTCGCGTACACTCGACTATTTCGTCGACTACGATCGCGGCTGGCGAATCCAACCCTTTGACCCTCAGCAACATCCTTTTGACTTGCGAGCCAACGGCTGGGTTCAGTTCCGTCATCATGGCTTCTCGCGAGAGTCACAGTCCTGGACCGACAACGCGGGAGTGACCCGCCCGATACGAAATCGAAATGCGTTTGATGTGGAACGCGCACGATTGGCGTTAAGCGGCCATCTGCTCGACCGACGACTCAGATACTTTGTGCAACTGGATGGCGACACCGATGGTTCGCACATGGTGGACTTTTTCGACTATTGGTGGGCTTGGCAGTTGACCGATCGCTTTCAAATCCAGTTCGGCAAACGCAAGGTTTCGGCCAGTCGCCAATGGTTATTAACGGCTCGACGAACCCGCTTTAGCGATCGCCCGATGGCCAATGACTTCTTTCGTCCCGATCGAACCGTCGGGATTTTTGGGGTCGGCAAATTTGCGAAGCATGGGCACTATGAGATCATGGCTGGCAATGGTTATCGAACAACCAACCTGCCGAATTCGCAGACCGATAGTCGCTTTACCTTCGCGGCCAGCAGCTATGTCGACCCCAACGGAGACTTTGGTGGTCAGATCGTCGATTTTGCCGGCACCACGACGCCGCTATGGAGACTCGGGCACTCCATGGTTTATTCGCCGCAGAGCGGAAATGAAGCAGGCATCCCGCTGCGCGAAGCCGACTTCCTGCGACTCTCCGATGGCACCCGACTTACGCAGACCGGAGCCTTGGCTCCCGGCACGACGGTCTCGGAGTTTGACCTTTGGCTGTACGGAGTCGACCTGGCGTGGAAGTACCGCGGTTGGAGCGTCACCTCGGAAGTCTTCTTGCGTTGGATCGATGACATCGTCGCCGACGGTCCGTTGCCACAAACCAACCTTTTCCAGCACGGCTACTATGTGGAAGGCGGAAAATTCGTCATTCCGCAGACGCTCGACCTGAACCTGCGTTACTCACATGTCGACGGAGACTTTGGATCGGCGAACGAGGTGGCTGCAGGATTTAATTGGTACCCGCTGAAAAAACCGACGATGAAGTGCTCATTCGACGTAACGCATCTCGACGGCAGTCCGCTAAACAATGCCAGCAGCGATATTCTCGTGGGAGACGACGGAGTTCTGTTCCGCAGCCAGTTCCAAGCGGAATTTTGA
- a CDS encoding 3-keto-disaccharide hydrolase, which yields MRTFFIAAMTTALCLPIGLTASAAELEEGFVSLFNGRDLDGWVKRGGSAEYHVEDGAIVGKCVPNTPGNTFMCSEQEFGNFVLKLQYKFLESGNSGVQFRSAARTEGNSQRVYGYQYEIRPGGNSTGRIYDEGRRGHKHGIIWLDAHTPQDRIDAAEAACREGEWNDVEIQCVGPSIKTWLNGKLVVDMFDPASMKGFFGLQIHSGKAGSVAWKNIRVKDLGESQWESFFVKGDDGKYQLSNAKFVLPEEWSFTEDGVLHGVHAKTQGKDGLVISTKNYDDFIACVTYRMHGGNSALYFRAEETSAPWVLRGFQNEIANNSKDSALWHTAGIIDGKTIPGRGWVVTNDELISKVRNKDDQWNTTCTAAYGDRLVQILNGFCTSDIIDEASEKTGKLGLQMHGGTDCEMFFKDFQVMPITTEMKKLIERK from the coding sequence ATGAGAACATTTTTCATAGCGGCTATGACCACCGCCCTGTGCCTGCCGATCGGTCTGACCGCGTCGGCTGCGGAGCTCGAAGAAGGATTCGTATCCCTGTTTAATGGCCGCGATCTGGACGGCTGGGTCAAACGCGGTGGGTCCGCAGAGTACCACGTCGAAGATGGCGCAATCGTGGGAAAGTGTGTCCCTAATACGCCGGGCAACACCTTCATGTGCAGCGAACAGGAATTTGGCAACTTCGTTCTGAAGCTGCAGTACAAGTTTCTGGAATCCGGCAATTCGGGCGTCCAGTTCCGCTCGGCCGCCCGCACCGAAGGCAACTCTCAAAGGGTCTACGGGTATCAGTACGAAATCCGTCCCGGTGGCAACTCGACCGGACGAATCTACGACGAAGGACGCCGCGGTCATAAACACGGCATCATTTGGCTGGACGCTCACACTCCACAAGACCGCATCGACGCGGCCGAGGCCGCTTGCCGTGAAGGGGAGTGGAACGATGTGGAAATTCAGTGCGTCGGGCCATCCATCAAAACTTGGTTGAACGGCAAACTGGTGGTCGACATGTTCGACCCAGCCAGCATGAAGGGTTTCTTCGGTCTGCAAATCCATTCTGGCAAAGCCGGATCGGTGGCTTGGAAGAATATCCGCGTCAAAGATTTGGGCGAGAGTCAGTGGGAGTCGTTTTTTGTCAAAGGCGATGACGGCAAATACCAACTGTCGAACGCCAAGTTTGTGCTGCCCGAAGAATGGTCCTTCACCGAAGACGGAGTGCTGCACGGCGTGCACGCCAAGACCCAAGGCAAAGACGGGCTGGTGATTTCGACGAAAAACTACGACGACTTCATTGCCTGCGTCACCTACCGCATGCACGGCGGCAACAGCGCTTTGTACTTTCGAGCCGAAGAAACCAGCGCCCCGTGGGTGCTCCGCGGATTCCAAAACGAAATCGCCAACAACAGCAAAGACTCCGCGCTGTGGCACACCGCCGGGATCATCGATGGCAAAACGATTCCGGGCCGCGGCTGGGTGGTCACCAACGACGAACTGATCTCCAAGGTCCGCAACAAGGATGACCAGTGGAACACCACCTGCACGGCCGCGTACGGCGACCGCTTGGTTCAGATCCTAAACGGATTTTGCACCTCGGACATCATCGACGAAGCCAGCGAGAAGACCGGCAAGCTGGGCCTGCAAATGCACGGCGGCACCGACTGCGAAATGTTCTTCAAGGATTTTCAAGTCATGCCGATCACCACCGAAATGAAGAAGCTGATCGAGCGAAAGTAG
- a CDS encoding FG-GAP repeat domain-containing protein, producing the protein MNYLLAASLTVVSSLAICTQLGAEDVSVHTPDTPAAPIAFRRLVLSDQYYCDGVAAGDINNDGNLDIVAGPFWYEGPKFEVSHAFYDPVPLPPAESPSNSMFSFVADFSGDGRQDILVLGRVHKHEAMWYENPGETGGLWKKHFAFHRVKGESPALVDLDGDGVPQVICHWDGCWGSIQPDPSQPTQPWKFLPLGAPEDWPQFYHGQGVGDVNNDGRLDLILNDGWYEQPPAGAAEREWKLHRGRFSKGRGGAQMFVQDIDGDGDQDILSAVDAHGWGLAWYERIGTDAKPTFQEHLIMGDRSAIKQYGAAFTQPHALATADINGDGLLDVITGKRRWAHGPDGDIEPNAPPVVYWFELRREADGVRYVPHMIDDASGVGVQILATDLNQDGRIDVATASKLGTFVFLQKP; encoded by the coding sequence ATGAACTATTTGCTTGCCGCAAGCCTCACAGTCGTGAGCTCGCTAGCGATCTGCACGCAGCTCGGTGCTGAGGATGTCTCGGTTCACACACCAGACACACCCGCCGCCCCGATTGCGTTTCGACGCCTTGTGCTCAGCGATCAATATTACTGTGACGGCGTTGCGGCTGGCGATATCAACAACGATGGCAATCTAGACATCGTGGCGGGACCGTTCTGGTACGAGGGTCCAAAATTTGAAGTCTCGCACGCCTTTTACGACCCCGTGCCTTTGCCTCCGGCCGAAAGTCCCAGCAACAGCATGTTCAGCTTTGTCGCAGATTTTTCCGGTGATGGCCGTCAAGACATCTTGGTTCTCGGTCGTGTCCATAAGCACGAGGCAATGTGGTACGAAAATCCGGGAGAGACTGGTGGGCTTTGGAAGAAACACTTCGCCTTTCACCGCGTTAAAGGCGAATCACCCGCGCTGGTCGATTTGGATGGTGATGGTGTGCCGCAGGTCATCTGTCACTGGGACGGATGCTGGGGATCGATCCAGCCCGATCCTTCCCAGCCGACGCAGCCGTGGAAATTCCTTCCGCTGGGAGCTCCCGAAGATTGGCCGCAGTTTTATCACGGGCAGGGCGTCGGCGACGTCAACAACGATGGCAGACTGGATCTGATTCTTAACGACGGCTGGTACGAACAGCCGCCAGCCGGCGCGGCAGAACGTGAATGGAAACTCCATCGCGGACGGTTTTCAAAAGGACGAGGCGGCGCGCAAATGTTCGTCCAAGATATCGATGGCGACGGTGACCAGGACATCCTCTCCGCTGTGGATGCCCACGGCTGGGGGTTGGCCTGGTACGAACGAATTGGTACCGATGCAAAGCCAACGTTTCAGGAACACTTGATCATGGGAGACCGTTCGGCGATCAAGCAGTACGGAGCCGCCTTCACTCAGCCGCATGCACTGGCAACGGCAGATATCAACGGCGATGGTTTGCTGGATGTGATTACCGGCAAGCGTCGCTGGGCTCATGGACCGGATGGTGATATCGAACCGAACGCACCCCCGGTCGTCTACTGGTTCGAGCTCCGGCGGGAAGCCGACGGCGTCCGTTATGTGCCCCACATGATTGATGATGCGTCGGGAGTCGGCGTGCAAATCTTAGCGACCGATCTTAACCAAGACGGGCGAATCGACGTCGCCACGGCCTCCAAACTGGGAACGTTCGTCTTTCTGCAGAAACCGTAA
- a CDS encoding DUF1593 domain-containing protein: MNDKLYHSIAYGTLLFAVVIGCGPTATAAPPGGALDDQRPRVIISTDIGGSDPDDFQSMVHLLLYADVLDIEGLISSPPQAGRSKHILDVIDAYAHDYAQLKNHSSAYPTPDALRRVTKQGAIDKAPRAGWSEPTAGSRWIIARALAADKRPLWILVWGSITDVAQAVHDEPSIKNDIRVYSIGSWNTAQDQAAREYLFEQHADLWWIESDTTFRGMYVGGQQDGEWDNKRFVATHVKGHGALGDLFWQKKRDIKMGDTPSLLYLLRGNPDDPTTPHWGGAYVASDHGPRYWTDNPDRSLATNKRAGAKTVSTWRKEYLEDWKERMDRVNK, translated from the coding sequence TTGAACGACAAACTGTACCATTCGATCGCTTATGGGACTTTACTGTTCGCAGTCGTCATCGGTTGCGGTCCCACGGCGACAGCCGCACCGCCTGGTGGGGCTTTGGATGATCAACGGCCGCGGGTGATTATCTCCACCGACATCGGCGGATCGGATCCGGATGATTTTCAGTCCATGGTGCACCTGCTGCTGTATGCCGACGTCCTCGATATTGAAGGTTTGATTTCCTCTCCGCCGCAGGCCGGACGCAGCAAGCACATCCTGGATGTCATCGATGCCTACGCCCACGATTACGCGCAGCTGAAAAACCACTCGAGCGCTTATCCCACGCCCGATGCGCTGCGTAGAGTGACCAAGCAGGGTGCGATCGACAAGGCGCCGCGGGCAGGCTGGAGCGAACCCACCGCCGGCTCGCGCTGGATCATCGCGCGGGCTCTTGCAGCCGACAAACGACCTTTGTGGATTCTGGTCTGGGGCAGCATCACCGATGTGGCTCAGGCCGTCCACGACGAACCTTCGATCAAGAACGACATCCGCGTCTATTCCATCGGCTCTTGGAATACGGCCCAAGATCAGGCAGCTCGCGAGTACCTGTTTGAGCAACATGCCGATCTGTGGTGGATCGAAAGCGACACCACTTTTCGAGGGATGTACGTGGGCGGACAGCAAGACGGAGAATGGGACAACAAACGCTTCGTCGCCACGCATGTGAAGGGCCACGGAGCCCTAGGCGATCTGTTCTGGCAGAAGAAACGCGACATCAAGATGGGCGATACGCCTTCGCTGCTGTACTTACTGCGCGGCAACCCCGATGATCCGACGACCCCGCACTGGGGCGGCGCGTATGTGGCCAGCGATCACGGACCGCGTTACTGGACCGACAACCCCGACCGCAGTCTGGCGACCAATAAACGCGCCGGAGCCAAGACCGTTAGCACCTGGCGGAAAGAGTACTTGGAAGACTGGAAAGAAAGAATGGATCGAGTCAACAAGTAG
- a CDS encoding DUF3500 domain-containing protein — MNKNRPDDQRVARRDFVKLGSAVAAGVASASLFDARFAHAAGGSKPSAETIVGELYASLSEKQKAAVWRPYDHADRRKINPNWHVTDAFVGDSMFSKQQKTLIDQIVRQITSQDGYQRLLKQMDDDDGGIDNYSFALFGEPGTEQFQFEMTGRHLTMRADGNQADKAAFGGPLVYGHGEESPAHNLFFYQTQQANVVFQALDADQAKQALKKKAPRETAVQLQGASGNFPGIAVSKLSSDQKELVESTLKVLLAPYREQDVDEVMSILKGSGGLDQLSMAFYQEQDLDDDRVWDVWRVEGPSLVWHFRGAPHVHAYINIGVKS, encoded by the coding sequence ATGAACAAGAATCGTCCCGATGACCAACGCGTTGCTCGGCGAGATTTCGTCAAACTGGGATCCGCCGTGGCAGCCGGCGTGGCATCCGCTAGTCTCTTCGACGCTCGGTTTGCCCATGCCGCGGGCGGCTCGAAACCATCGGCCGAGACGATCGTCGGGGAGCTGTACGCATCATTGTCGGAAAAACAAAAAGCCGCCGTGTGGCGACCTTATGATCACGCCGACCGTCGCAAGATTAATCCCAACTGGCATGTCACCGATGCCTTCGTGGGCGACAGCATGTTCTCCAAGCAACAAAAGACGCTGATCGACCAAATCGTGCGTCAAATCACCAGCCAAGACGGTTATCAGCGTTTGCTCAAGCAGATGGATGATGATGACGGCGGCATCGACAACTATAGCTTCGCCCTGTTCGGCGAACCCGGCACCGAACAATTCCAATTCGAAATGACCGGTCGACATTTGACCATGCGAGCCGACGGCAATCAGGCCGACAAGGCGGCTTTCGGTGGCCCGCTGGTCTACGGGCACGGCGAAGAGAGTCCCGCACACAATCTCTTCTTCTATCAAACCCAACAGGCCAACGTAGTCTTTCAAGCACTGGATGCCGACCAAGCCAAACAGGCGCTGAAAAAGAAAGCTCCCCGAGAAACGGCCGTGCAGTTGCAAGGTGCGTCCGGCAATTTCCCGGGAATCGCCGTCAGCAAACTTTCCAGTGACCAGAAAGAACTGGTCGAGTCGACGCTGAAGGTATTGCTGGCTCCGTATCGAGAGCAGGACGTCGACGAGGTGATGAGCATCTTGAAAGGCAGCGGCGGCCTGGACCAGTTGAGTATGGCGTTCTACCAAGAGCAGGACCTGGATGACGATCGCGTCTGGGACGTCTGGCGCGTGGAAGGACCCTCGCTGGTTTGGCACTTCCGCGGAGCGCCCCATGTTCACGCTTACATCAACATCGGCGTGAAGTCGTAA
- a CDS encoding DUF1559 domain-containing protein, with protein MRVTKRSSHEGFTLVELLVVIAIIGVLVGLLLPAVQSARAAARRMQCSNNLKQLGLAIHNYHDTMNAIAPLRDRDDTIYPSDWNTQIISWRARILPYMEQQPLYDQVDFEIPAWWSGSQRPNTNWTIAPVVVSTFRCPSDGGNGNVNWTDPTGVRRRGHPTSASYASTNYFACTGPDAELRWNGTGLGFFDGIRRQSATRRGSTRNFASITDGLSNTIALSEGIIGHPRINVNPSASAAANYTAQASTYTQTDNLCAGSPSTSSTNARGNSWLRGYSSNDLSFNTLMTPNSNLWDCHANSNWAMYGARSQHSGGVLIGIGDGSVRFMAETVDYATYRALGGSFDGEVAKFD; from the coding sequence ATGAGAGTCACTAAACGTTCGAGCCATGAAGGCTTTACTTTGGTGGAATTATTGGTGGTGATTGCCATCATCGGAGTCCTAGTCGGACTGTTACTTCCCGCAGTGCAATCGGCACGAGCCGCTGCCCGCCGCATGCAGTGCAGCAACAACTTGAAGCAGTTGGGCCTGGCGATTCACAACTATCACGACACGATGAACGCGATCGCCCCGCTGCGGGACCGGGACGACACGATTTATCCCAGCGACTGGAACACCCAGATCATCAGCTGGCGTGCTCGTATCTTGCCGTACATGGAGCAGCAACCGTTGTACGACCAAGTCGATTTTGAGATTCCCGCTTGGTGGAGTGGTTCACAGCGGCCGAACACGAACTGGACGATTGCTCCGGTGGTCGTGTCCACCTTCCGCTGCCCCAGCGATGGTGGCAACGGTAACGTGAACTGGACCGATCCAACGGGCGTGCGACGCAGGGGCCATCCCACCAGTGCTTCTTATGCGTCCACGAATTACTTTGCCTGCACCGGTCCCGACGCGGAATTGCGTTGGAACGGCACGGGACTTGGTTTCTTTGATGGCATCCGCCGACAGAGTGCAACGCGTCGAGGTTCCACCCGTAACTTCGCATCGATCACCGACGGCTTGTCCAATACGATTGCCTTGTCCGAAGGAATCATCGGCCATCCTCGTATCAACGTGAATCCCTCGGCCAGTGCAGCGGCCAACTACACCGCTCAGGCGTCCACTTACACCCAAACGGACAACCTGTGCGCTGGCAGTCCTAGCACCAGTTCCACGAATGCTCGTGGCAACAGTTGGTTGCGAGGATACAGTTCGAATGACCTCTCGTTTAACACCTTGATGACCCCCAATAGCAACCTTTGGGATTGCCATGCGAACAGCAACTGGGCCATGTACGGAGCACGCTCGCAGCACTCCGGCGGGGTTCTGATTGGCATCGGCGACGGCAGTGTTCGCTTCATGGCGGAAACGGTTGACTACGCAACCTACCGTGCCTTGGGTGGTAGTTTTGATGGTGAAGTCGCCAAGTTTGACTGA